Within the Naumovozyma dairenensis CBS 421 chromosome 9, complete genome genome, the region taaaatattaatgttaGCTCATCGCAACCACTTTTCTACttatattataaaatttttcatttttcctatcttgttattataatcagaatttttcactttaaCGTTACGCGCtaaatgaatgaaaaattatagcTGGGCGGCTATTTGGCTTCCCTATTTCCTTTACTTTATACTCTTTTCCCTTTATACACTACAAAATAAATCagtaatatatttcaaacaTAGTTTGTAGAGATGGTATGGTTACTGAAGATACTAGAATTACATTAGGTGATCAGCATTGTGTCGAAGAGAGGGTTGGTTGGCATGAAATAATGGTGGAACTGTCCCCACTCTATGGTATTGCCTCATACAACGTAAGTGAAAGGAACAAGAAATAAACCCGAAGAGTAATATTCAGAAGCAATAAACAACTATCTTTCAACATCATGGTTTGAATTCAAGATAGAAACGGTGATACTGAATGTTACTGGCATAGTCTTTAGAAATCCATAATTTAAATCAACATAAtacaattacaaatatCATTCCACACGGTCTCCGCGGGAAAAACACGTCTTAATTTTCCCACCCGCGGACTGTGAGAATGAAACTTTCATCATCGACGAGACGAAACTTGACAGCATGTTTTCGAGAACTTAAACACTGGTGCGTTATAGGggttgaaaaattattacctGGGTGAACTGTCTCATTTCATGCTTGACGTTTTTATATAACAAAAGCTCCTTAACTAACGTCAATTTAAACCTGGTTCTCCATTACCAACCGTCGGAAACATATCTATACGATTGTTGACGAAATACGTAAGTTCATAGAATCGAAACCTGAAATAAAAGATGGCTTTAGAACCAATCAATTGCACCACCCACTCGAGGGAAATAGaacaagaatatttaaaagttGTAAGAGGTGAGGATTCTGCCACTTCCTGGTTAATCATCTCTCCAAACGCTAAGAAAGAATACGAACCATCACAAACAGGTTCAGACTTCTCTGAATTTTTACAATCATTCGATGAAACAAAAGTTGAATTTGGGTTAGCTCGTGTATCTCCACCAGGATCTGATGTGGAAAAATTGATCTTGATCGGTTGGTGTCCTGATTCCGCTCCAATGAAACAAAGAGCTTCATTCGCTTCCAATTTTGCCACTGTCGCTAACAATGTATTAGGTGGATACCATGTTCAAGTCACCGCTAGAGATGTAGATGATTTGGATGAAAAcgaattattatcaaaagtTAGTAATGCCGCTGGTGCCCGTTATTCTATTCAATCTACACTTCCTTCACAAAAGAAGCCCGTGAAAAAACCTGTCCCTACTACACCTCCACCTGTTAAGAAGACTACACCAACACCTGCTCCAAAACTAGAATCCAAACCAAAGCCAACACCAGCCCTTGAAACGACAACAAGGCCTGCAAAGGAAGTTGccaatgataataataatgatgattggGATGAACCTGAGGTAGAAGTTCGTGACTTTTCAAAACACCCATTAAAGTCAAACCAATCCACTTATAAACCATTAGGTAAAattgatttacaaaaagttatccaagaagaaaatgcaAAGGAAGATCCAAGATTAGTTCATGAATTTTCAAATGGCACTAACAATAAGAAGTTTGATCCAAAAtctgatattgaaaatttaaaaaacCAATCCAAATTACAAAGagataatgaattggactcatttttaaataaaaaatcttCAACAAAGGCACCTATTCCACAAAATGATTTTAACATTGAAAACGATAAAGATAAAGTTGTCAGAGGGTTCAAAACTGAAAAGACTCCTGCTCAATTATGGGCTGAAAAAAAAGCTAAAACAGCAGCTGCTGCCTCAGCTTCCGAAGATAAGCttgaaaaagaacaaaCATCACCATCCaaaaatgaacaacaagacgaagatgaagacgaaGGAGAACATGATGTTAATGATTTGAAGTCAAggtttgaaaaattggCTTCATCCACGGAACCACAAATCATCCAGCCAAAATCATTCTCAAAATCAGAACCAACTAGAGCTGTCGAAGAAGATGAACTTCCATCAAAACGttcaattcaaaatgaTGTGAAGAAAATCGGTACTCCCTTACCAGGTATGCACACTGAAATCGAAGAACCTGCAAGTGACCAGGACAATGACGATGACTgggatgatgaagaagaagaagaacctAAACGTACTTTAGCAAGAAATTTACCTCCACCTCCAGTAAGGGAACAAAGTCCAGCAGCACCATCTCTTCCTTCAAGAAATGTtgttaaagaagaagaacctgaagaagaagcagtagaacaagaagaagaacaagcaCCAAGTTTGCCAAGACGAAACCAATCAGCTGCGGAAGAGTCTGCAGCTCAAGAaagtgaagaagaagaagaagaagaagcacCAAATTTACCATCAAGAAACACCACTTCTTCAGCAAACTCTGTGCCACCACCTCCTCCAAGAAGAACCATGGAACCTAAAGAGGAGACCAAACCATGGGCTACTGCCGAATACGATTATGATGCAGGTGAAGAAAACGAATTGACATTTGTcgaaaatgataaaattataaatattgaatttgttgATGACGATTGGTGGCTAGGTGAATTAGAGAAGAATGGTGAAAAGGGTTTATTCCCAAGCAATTATGTTTCCTTAGGCCATTAATACTTACTTCATGTGCAAAATTTCATTGGTGTGTATATATGTGTATAACGTTGTAAGTATTTCTCATAATGTACATGAACAAATAATTACTTTTCATCTAGGTAGAATTTTCGACTGTGATATTATGGAGTAAATTACAATTCAAGTCTTCTTAAAGTTGTACATTAGGGAAATTTCCCACAATAACTCTCAAAGACTTTTTTAATGTTACATTGATGGCACATCGTCAAAACTGTGACATATCATAACTTTTCTAATAACCTTTCGTACGTATATCGACTGTTTCCTGTTATATTTTGTTATAGAGCTTATCATATATGGACTAAATTACCTAAGAGGGTAGGGCGGCAAAATCTGCCGCGTATCATTAAGAAGCCAAGAGTCCAGATTTTGCATCTAGTTATACAAACAAAACAGATATGAAACATCTGCAAAACGaaagaaataaaacaaGTTAAAACAGATACATGCGACCCTTTAGTCTGTGctcattatattcatttcttcAGAAATCTTCTATATGTGTAATAAAATTGTTTTACTATGGAGTCAAGAATGACGTAAactaatgaatataatcAAACCGGAAAGTCATATAAAGAAGAACTTGAAATTGTTCCTTTCCCAATGTTGATCCTTTTCCTTCCTTTAATTTGGGCTCATTGGACGAGCTACACCAAATATAAGTGCCTCAAGCATTGAAGCTAATCCAGATATAAAGGAATTTTAACTAATGCATTCTCTCAATTTGATTACGGCAACGGCATTGCTGTTTGTAATGGTAAATGGTCAGCTGCCATTCTATTCTAACTCCACTAAAACGGAgctatcatcatcaaatatattattcaGTTCAAATCTCGGGTTAACTTATACTGAGC harbors:
- the ABP1 gene encoding Abp1p (similar to Saccharomyces cerevisiae ABP1 (YCR088W); ancestral locus Anc_6.366), with translation MALEPINCTTHSREIEQEYLKVVRGEDSATSWLIISPNAKKEYEPSQTGSDFSEFLQSFDETKVEFGLARVSPPGSDVEKLILIGWCPDSAPMKQRASFASNFATVANNVLGGYHVQVTARDVDDLDENELLSKVSNAAGARYSIQSTLPSQKKPVKKPVPTTPPPVKKTTPTPAPKLESKPKPTPALETTTRPAKEVANDNNNDDWDEPEVEVRDFSKHPLKSNQSTYKPLGKIDLQKVIQEENAKEDPRLVHEFSNGTNNKKFDPKSDIENLKNQSKLQRDNELDSFLNKKSSTKAPIPQNDFNIENDKDKVVRGFKTEKTPAQLWAEKKAKTAAAASASEDKLEKEQTSPSKNEQQDEDEDEGEHDVNDLKSRFEKLASSTEPQIIQPKSFSKSEPTRAVEEDELPSKRSIQNDVKKIGTPLPGMHTEIEEPASDQDNDDDWDDEEEEEPKRTLARNLPPPPVREQSPAAPSLPSRNVVKEEEPEEEAVEQEEEQAPSLPRRNQSAAEESAAQESEEEEEEEAPNLPSRNTTSSANSVPPPPPRRTMEPKEETKPWATAEYDYDAGEENELTFVENDKIINIEFVDDDWWLGELEKNGEKGLFPSNYVSLGH